TTGATCAACTGGACAGTTACTTACTTGAAATGAAGGAGAAAGAAAATGGCAAAAACTAACTATTACCAACCGGACCCTAAAACAGATCTAGTTCTTGAGCGGATCGTAGACGTTCCTACAGAACTCGTTTGGAAAGCATGGACCACCCCGGAACATATCCTAAAATGGTTTACCCCTGCCCCTTGGAAGACTATCGATTGCGAAATTGATCTTCGTCCGGGCGGGATCTTCCGCACGACTATGTTGTCTCCGGAAGGACAAGAGTTCCCGAATAACGGTTGTTTTCTGGATATAGTCGAAAATGAAAAACTTGTATTCACTGATATTTTCGAGCCGGGTTTTAAACCTACCCCAAGCGGCGGATTTTTTACCGCGATACTTACATTAGAAAAACATGGTAATGGGACCAGGTATCAAGTCCTAGCACGTCACAAAGACGAAGAGAGCAGAAAAAGACACGAAGAAATGGGTTTCCACGAGGGTTGGAA
This genomic stretch from Leptospira licerasiae serovar Varillal str. VAR 010 harbors:
- a CDS encoding SRPBCC family protein, with translation MAKTNYYQPDPKTDLVLERIVDVPTELVWKAWTTPEHILKWFTPAPWKTIDCEIDLRPGGIFRTTMLSPEGQEFPNNGCFLDIVENEKLVFTDIFEPGFKPTPSGGFFTAILTLEKHGNGTRYQVLARHKDEESRKRHEEMGFHEGWNAALDQLVELMKAVR